In one window of Flavobacterium ginsengisoli DNA:
- a CDS encoding LytR/AlgR family response regulator transcription factor — translation MNMKCLVIDDEPIARNGIVDFISKIDFLEVAGTCASALEATSYLQEKQIDLMFLDINMPYLTGLEFLESLEKPPLVIFTTAYSEHALDGYRLQVVDYLLKPITFQRFYQASLKAKQWHQMISSPKQNQLDPFLYVRQEEGFQKISWVDILYIEGMQNYAKLHFKDKVLVIHQTMISLEETLPAEIFFRIHKSFLVNITHIDSVSGGRLFIKGQELPISRTRREALLKEVVYKNLLSR, via the coding sequence ATGAACATGAAATGTCTCGTTATAGATGATGAACCTATCGCAAGAAACGGAATCGTAGACTTTATTTCTAAAATTGATTTTCTAGAAGTTGCCGGCACTTGCGCTTCGGCATTAGAAGCAACTTCTTATCTTCAGGAAAAGCAAATCGATTTGATGTTTCTGGATATCAATATGCCATATCTTACGGGATTGGAGTTTTTGGAATCGTTAGAAAAACCGCCTTTGGTAATTTTCACAACAGCCTACTCAGAACATGCTTTAGATGGGTATCGTTTGCAGGTTGTAGATTATTTATTAAAACCTATTACGTTTCAACGTTTTTATCAAGCTTCTTTAAAAGCTAAGCAATGGCATCAGATGATTAGCTCTCCAAAGCAAAATCAATTAGATCCGTTTTTATATGTGCGTCAGGAAGAAGGATTTCAGAAAATTTCTTGGGTAGACATTTTATATATAGAAGGAATGCAGAATTATGCTAAACTTCATTTTAAAGATAAGGTTCTTGTTATTCATCAGACCATGATTTCATTAGAAGAAACACTTCCCGCAGAAATTTTCTTTAGAATCCATAAATCTTTTCTTGTCAATATTACCCACATAGATTCTGTTTCCGGCGGACGATTATTTATAAAAGGACAAGAACTACCCATTTCAAGAACGCGCCGAGAAGCATTGCTGAAAGAGGTAGTTTATAAAAATTTATTGAGTAGGTAG
- a CDS encoding DUF6268 family outer membrane beta-barrel protein gives MNKTVFYLSQLFLFLLATLAARSQSGISGEFKVDYVPFSKYVRPIDSTKTDAESNFKRAQIAFEIPLSLKMDKYNHPRLWSLIANGSYAKMENRNYNIQDLPAEFQGGFPNELLNTQIGIKHIRSISSSWSLFIMASVGIYTDMVEINKDDVLMQGGVLFIKQFNPNLALGVGPVLTNSFGVPMVLPGIYFNWESRGALHFKVAFPEGVELGYRMNDNFDLKLVGELSGMTAETKIGNKSSLLGYQQIIAGLRPQLKFGEHWTLEPTAGTTLVRNFSTTNRKIKDIFKEKDIADPRFTTTFYGALALKWKF, from the coding sequence ATGAACAAAACAGTTTTTTATCTCTCGCAGCTTTTTCTTTTTTTATTGGCTACTCTCGCTGCACGATCTCAATCGGGAATTTCAGGTGAATTTAAAGTCGATTACGTTCCTTTTTCTAAATATGTACGACCAATAGATAGTACAAAAACAGATGCCGAAAGTAATTTTAAAAGAGCCCAGATTGCTTTTGAAATACCGCTTTCTTTAAAAATGGACAAATACAATCATCCTAGACTTTGGTCTCTTATTGCAAATGGAAGTTATGCCAAAATGGAAAACAGAAACTACAATATTCAAGATCTTCCAGCAGAGTTTCAAGGCGGATTTCCGAATGAATTACTAAACACTCAAATTGGTATTAAGCACATTCGATCTATTTCTTCTTCTTGGTCGTTATTTATCATGGCTTCGGTAGGTATTTACACAGACATGGTAGAGATTAACAAAGATGATGTCCTAATGCAAGGTGGAGTACTTTTTATTAAACAATTTAACCCGAATCTGGCTTTGGGTGTAGGACCAGTTTTAACTAATAGTTTTGGTGTGCCAATGGTACTTCCTGGAATTTATTTTAACTGGGAATCTAGAGGTGCTCTACATTTTAAAGTTGCTTTTCCTGAAGGCGTAGAATTAGGTTACCGCATGAATGACAATTTTGATTTAAAACTCGTCGGAGAATTAAGCGGTATGACGGCCGAAACCAAGATTGGAAATAAATCTTCGTTATTGGGTTATCAGCAAATTATTGCCGGTTTACGACCACAGCTTAAGTTTGGCGAACATTGGACTCTGGAACCAACCGCAGGAACCACTCTAGTTCGTAATTTCTCTACTACGAATAGAAAGATTAAGGATATTTTTAAAGAGAAAGATATAGCCGATCCAAGATTCACAACAACTTTTTACGGAGCATTAGCTCTAAAATGGAAATTCTAG
- a CDS encoding LTA synthase family protein: MKNLRFLKPIFSFILIGLLITTLSRIFLFFLFKERVVQTPDFWYIFPIGLRMDLILLCYLSFLPAVLITFLPNKWIKFTNKFLVIYSFLFLFLILFVELASPDFVKQYDTRPNKIFLDYLIYPKEVVGMLLKSYLTSIIVTFLILGVVVYFAFKKGKQLFYTTSTEYKFKLMVFPLIAFLLFFGARSSLTSKRPINASNAVFSTDQLTNTLGLNSFYTVAFAAYSIKNEGNTKMYGKMDEAEAIARVKKYMIAGPSDFSDKDIPFLHVQQPDSVMKKPYNLVIFLQESLGAEYVGILGGKPLTPEFDKLSKEGLLFTNLYCTGTRSVRGIEAVVTGFLPSPSESVVKLGNSQQGFFTLADALKQKGYDTSFIYGGMANFDNMASFFNGNGFTDIVDQTDFESDGNKYAFKGTWGYSDEDLVTKANQYFKSKGDKPFFSLMFSTSNHEPFEYPAGRIKPYDKKPNTVNNAMKYADFSIGKFFEMAKKEPYFKNTIFIVIADHNTRTYGKNLVPINKFHIPAFIMGPGVPKGAVYDRLASQIDIPPTLLSYLGIPFETPMVGRNLSKLDPKVQGRSIMQFNDINAFRVENQVVIMQPNLKPLQFEIKNDTTLIPVKLNEELAKDALAHVITAGNLYKENKYKLRAKK, from the coding sequence ATGAAAAATTTACGTTTTTTAAAACCTATTTTCAGTTTTATATTGATCGGATTATTGATTACCACTTTAAGCCGAATCTTTTTGTTTTTTCTTTTTAAAGAAAGAGTAGTGCAGACGCCAGATTTCTGGTATATTTTTCCAATCGGATTACGAATGGATTTAATATTACTGTGTTATTTGTCATTTTTGCCAGCAGTTCTAATTACTTTTCTGCCAAATAAATGGATTAAATTCACCAACAAATTTCTGGTAATTTATAGTTTTCTATTTCTGTTTTTAATTCTTTTTGTAGAATTAGCTTCTCCAGATTTTGTAAAGCAATATGATACACGTCCGAATAAGATTTTCTTAGATTATCTTATTTATCCAAAAGAAGTGGTTGGAATGCTTTTAAAAAGTTATCTGACTTCAATCATTGTGACTTTTTTAATTCTTGGAGTTGTAGTTTATTTTGCTTTTAAAAAAGGGAAACAATTATTTTATACCACAAGTACAGAATATAAATTCAAATTAATGGTGTTTCCATTAATTGCTTTTTTATTGTTTTTCGGAGCACGTTCAAGCCTTACTTCAAAACGTCCTATTAATGCTAGTAATGCTGTTTTCTCAACAGATCAGCTTACAAATACTTTGGGATTAAATTCATTTTACACCGTTGCTTTTGCCGCGTATTCAATCAAAAATGAGGGAAATACCAAAATGTATGGTAAAATGGATGAAGCCGAAGCTATTGCTCGTGTAAAGAAATACATGATCGCAGGTCCAAGTGATTTTAGCGATAAAGACATTCCGTTTTTGCATGTACAGCAGCCAGATTCTGTTATGAAAAAGCCATATAACTTGGTGATATTTTTACAGGAAAGTTTAGGAGCAGAATATGTTGGAATTTTGGGAGGAAAACCATTAACTCCAGAATTTGATAAATTGTCTAAAGAAGGATTATTGTTCACCAATTTGTATTGCACAGGAACCAGAAGTGTTCGCGGAATTGAAGCAGTTGTAACTGGATTTTTGCCTTCTCCATCAGAAAGTGTAGTGAAGCTTGGAAACTCACAGCAAGGATTTTTTACACTTGCCGATGCTTTAAAACAAAAAGGCTACGATACAAGTTTCATTTATGGTGGAATGGCAAACTTTGACAATATGGCTTCGTTCTTTAACGGAAATGGTTTCACAGACATCGTAGACCAAACTGATTTTGAGTCTGATGGAAATAAATATGCTTTCAAAGGAACTTGGGGTTATTCTGATGAAGATTTGGTTACAAAAGCCAATCAGTATTTCAAATCAAAAGGAGATAAACCATTTTTCTCTTTAATGTTCTCGACTTCAAATCACGAACCATTTGAATATCCGGCTGGAAGAATTAAGCCTTACGATAAAAAGCCTAATACGGTAAATAATGCCATGAAATATGCCGATTTCTCAATTGGGAAATTCTTTGAAATGGCAAAGAAAGAACCGTACTTTAAAAACACGATTTTCATTGTAATTGCTGACCATAACACAAGAACTTATGGAAAAAATTTAGTGCCAATAAACAAATTCCACATTCCAGCATTTATTATGGGGCCAGGAGTTCCAAAAGGAGCTGTTTATGATAGATTGGCAAGTCAGATTGATATTCCACCGACATTGTTAAGCTACTTAGGAATTCCGTTTGAAACACCAATGGTAGGTAGAAACTTAAGCAAATTGGATCCTAAAGTGCAAGGAAGATCTATTATGCAGTTTAATGATATCAATGCATTTAGAGTTGAAAATCAGGTTGTGATCATGCAACCAAATTTGAAACCATTGCAGTTTGAAATCAAAAATGATACAACTTTAATTCCAGTTAAATTAAATGAAGAATTAGCGAAAGATGCTTTGGCGCATGTAATTACAGCAGGAAACCTTTATAAGGAAAATAAATATAAGCTTAGAGCTAAGAAATAA
- the meaB gene encoding methylmalonyl Co-A mutase-associated GTPase MeaB yields the protein MSNFNKQSGSISEKTGISPPEITNISAINQIKSKRRQQPTSQELIKDILEGNRTSLSRAITLIESTNPDHFEKAGEVIQGCLAHANKSVRIGITGVPGVGKSTFIEAFGKHLTQLGKKVAVLAVDPSSSLSHGSILGDKTRMEELVKDENAFIRPSASGETLGGVARKTRETIILCEAAGFDTIIIETVGVGQSETAVHSMVDFFLLLKISGAGDELQGIKRGIMEMADAIVINKADGDNIKKANQAKLEFNRALHLFPPKKSNWQPKVTTCSSLTKDGIPEVWSTISDYFEMTKETGFFQEKRNEQNHFWMMETINEQLKQNFYNQPEIISLLEESKKAVQNNEISSFATASELLKLYFKKRF from the coding sequence TTGTCAAATTTCAATAAACAATCTGGCAGTATATCCGAAAAAACTGGAATTTCACCACCCGAAATCACCAATATTTCGGCTATAAATCAAATTAAAAGCAAACGCAGGCAACAGCCGACTTCTCAAGAGTTAATTAAGGACATTTTAGAAGGAAACAGAACTTCTCTTAGCCGTGCCATTACTTTAATTGAAAGCACTAATCCAGATCATTTTGAAAAAGCTGGCGAAGTCATTCAAGGCTGTTTAGCTCATGCCAATAAATCGGTTCGAATTGGAATTACAGGTGTTCCTGGAGTTGGAAAAAGCACTTTTATTGAAGCTTTTGGAAAACATCTGACACAATTAGGAAAAAAAGTAGCGGTTCTAGCAGTCGATCCAAGCAGTTCGCTCTCACACGGAAGTATTCTCGGTGATAAAACCCGAATGGAAGAATTGGTTAAAGACGAAAATGCTTTTATTCGTCCAAGTGCTTCAGGTGAAACTCTGGGCGGTGTGGCGCGAAAAACTAGAGAAACCATTATTCTTTGTGAAGCTGCAGGTTTTGATACTATTATTATCGAAACAGTTGGTGTTGGCCAAAGTGAAACTGCCGTTCATAGTATGGTCGATTTCTTTTTGCTATTGAAAATTTCTGGCGCAGGCGACGAACTTCAAGGCATTAAACGCGGTATTATGGAAATGGCAGATGCAATTGTCATTAATAAAGCTGACGGAGATAATATAAAAAAAGCAAATCAGGCGAAATTGGAATTTAATCGTGCTTTGCATTTGTTCCCTCCAAAAAAATCGAACTGGCAACCTAAAGTTACTACTTGCAGTTCTCTAACAAAAGATGGAATTCCTGAAGTCTGGAGTACCATTTCTGATTATTTTGAAATGACGAAAGAAACAGGGTTTTTCCAAGAAAAAAGAAATGAACAAAATCATTTCTGGATGATGGAAACCATCAACGAACAATTGAAACAGAATTTCTATAATCAGCCAGAAATCATTTCCCTTTTAGAAGAAAGCAAAAAAGCAGTGCAAAACAATGAGATTTCATCTTTTGCAACTGCTTCTGAGTTGTTAAAATTGTATTTTAAAAAAAGGTTCTAA
- a CDS encoding NAD(P)-dependent oxidoreductase → MKIALIGATGFVGSAILNELADRKHEITAIARTPKDTPNATWVAADIFNVDALAEILKGHDAVVNAYNPGWTNPNIYDDFLAGSKAIQEAVKKSGVKRFITIGGAGSLYVAPDLQAVDTPDFPKEIFPGANAARHYLNIIKEEKDLDWAFFSPAFEMHAGTKTGRTGKYRLGLENPVFNDEQRSILSVEDLAVVIADEVETPKHHQVRFTAGY, encoded by the coding sequence ATGAAAATCGCACTTATCGGAGCTACAGGATTTGTTGGCTCAGCAATTTTAAACGAATTAGCAGATAGAAAACATGAAATCACTGCTATTGCAAGAACTCCAAAAGACACTCCAAACGCTACTTGGGTTGCTGCAGATATTTTTAATGTAGATGCTTTGGCAGAAATCTTAAAAGGTCACGATGCTGTGGTTAATGCTTATAACCCTGGATGGACTAATCCAAATATTTACGATGACTTTTTAGCTGGTTCTAAAGCTATTCAAGAAGCAGTTAAAAAATCGGGAGTAAAACGTTTTATCACTATTGGTGGAGCAGGAAGTTTATATGTTGCTCCAGATTTACAGGCAGTTGATACTCCAGATTTTCCAAAAGAGATTTTCCCTGGAGCCAATGCAGCGAGACATTATTTAAACATTATTAAAGAAGAAAAAGATTTAGACTGGGCATTCTTTAGTCCAGCTTTCGAAATGCATGCTGGAACTAAAACAGGAAGAACTGGAAAATATCGTTTAGGTTTAGAAAATCCTGTTTTCAATGACGAGCAAAGAAGTATTCTTTCTGTAGAAGATTTGGCAGTTGTTATTGCTGACGAAGTAGAAACTCCTAAACATCACCAAGTACGCTTTACAGCTGGTTACTAA
- a CDS encoding RrF2 family transcriptional regulator: MISGKFAITIHILTLLHKFPNDYLSSEFIAGSINLNPVLVRKEIANLKAHHIVESKEGKNGGTKLAVNAAELTLKQIFEMTFETIGLGFAKNQPNPDCPVGKNINQHLENLYSEMNQKVSAQLEGISLEDFSNQF, from the coding sequence ATGATTTCAGGTAAATTTGCCATAACGATTCACATTCTTACTTTGCTCCATAAATTCCCAAATGATTATTTGTCATCGGAGTTTATTGCGGGAAGTATTAATCTTAATCCAGTATTGGTCAGAAAAGAAATTGCCAACTTAAAAGCACATCATATCGTAGAAAGTAAAGAAGGAAAAAATGGCGGGACAAAATTGGCAGTAAACGCTGCTGAACTGACTTTAAAACAAATATTCGAAATGACCTTTGAAACGATTGGTTTAGGTTTTGCTAAAAATCAGCCAAATCCTGATTGTCCTGTTGGAAAAAACATCAATCAGCATTTGGAGAATTTATATAGCGAAATGAATCAGAAAGTGAGCGCACAGCTTGAAGGAATTTCATTGGAAGATTTTTCGAATCAATTTTAA
- a CDS encoding AEC family transporter: MNNFILIFLFLSLGLVLQQVKQFPTHIYKTLNKIVIYFCLPAITLYHIPKIKWSSELLFPIGAGWITYILAFLFFHFLGRRNGWSNKLIGCLILTAGLSNSSFLGYPIIEALYGKKGLETAVLVDQPGTFVVVSTLGVFTVAFYSKGSPNALGIFKKIILFPPFIMFVLACLMNIFDYHLNDNFESILLKIGSLVTPLALLSVGLQLTFDRKSQHWKFLRLGLFFKLLLIPFVIFVLYVFIFNQHSEVIKITIMETAMAPMITGAILASTYGLKPKLSSMMIGFGIPISFVTLAFWYFVLAFI; the protein is encoded by the coding sequence ATGAACAACTTTATTCTAATATTTCTCTTTCTTTCGTTAGGTCTCGTTTTACAACAAGTAAAACAATTTCCTACTCATATTTATAAGACGCTTAATAAAATTGTTATTTATTTCTGCCTTCCTGCCATTACTTTATACCATATTCCGAAAATAAAATGGAGTAGTGAATTACTGTTTCCGATAGGTGCGGGGTGGATTACTTATATTTTGGCTTTTCTATTTTTTCATTTTTTAGGAAGAAGAAATGGATGGTCGAATAAATTGATAGGATGTTTGATTCTAACGGCAGGATTAAGCAACAGTTCTTTTCTTGGTTATCCAATTATAGAAGCTTTGTATGGAAAGAAAGGTTTAGAAACTGCCGTTTTGGTAGATCAGCCAGGAACTTTTGTAGTGGTTTCAACTCTTGGTGTTTTTACGGTCGCTTTTTATTCTAAAGGAAGCCCGAATGCATTAGGGATTTTCAAAAAGATTATTTTATTCCCGCCTTTTATCATGTTCGTTTTGGCATGTTTGATGAATATTTTTGATTATCATTTAAATGACAATTTTGAATCTATTCTGCTAAAAATAGGAAGTTTGGTAACACCTTTAGCTTTGCTTTCGGTTGGCTTGCAATTAACTTTTGATCGAAAAAGCCAACATTGGAAATTTTTACGTCTAGGACTTTTCTTTAAACTGCTTTTAATTCCTTTTGTCATTTTTGTATTGTATGTTTTTATTTTTAATCAGCATTCTGAAGTAATAAAAATTACCATCATGGAAACGGCAATGGCACCCATGATTACAGGTGCAATCTTGGCTTCAACATACGGATTAAAACCAAAACTGAGTAGTATGATGATTGGTTTTGGAATTCCGATTTCCTTTGTAACACTTGCTTTTTGGTACTTTGTTCTCGCTTTTATTTAG